A portion of the Oxynema aestuarii AP17 genome contains these proteins:
- a CDS encoding two-component system response regulator — MNSDFPENANVDILIVDDTPDNLYILARMLSKRGYKVRKALDGSMALTACKTLVPDLILLDIMMPEMDGFEVCRQLKANPETRDIPVIFLSALVDALDKVKAFKSGGVDYITKPFQLEEVLIRVQHQLLLRQAKDKIQQLNAELESRVRARTQQLELANQELKNEIERRQELQNELLHLALHDSLTNLPNRALFMESLQEAIAQLEREETHQFAVLFLDCDRFKVVNDSLGHSVGDELLKAISKRLHNCLKHEDLLARLGGDEFAILLRQIADEAEAIAVAERILASLSTPFQLSRHEVFINASIGIALSNVYDDSPEYLLRDADTAMYRAKALGRSRYHVFDPSMHQSVLRRLELENDLRRAIEREELQVFYQPIVDLSSGRIVAFEALVRWFHRKRGLVSPAEFIPVAEESGTIHAIDLWVLQSACRQLQQWQKVGAIDSKLSVGINLSAITFLRPHLTEEIRRIVTDLDFDPERLKLEITETAILENKDLAQAKIGELQQCGIKISLDDFGTGYSSLSYLHELPVNTLKIDQSFIRRMDGNPQNRDLIPAIITMAHTMEMEAIAEGIETQGQLNQLRKLACNCGQGYLFSAPLDAPSTQDLLASQPRW, encoded by the coding sequence ATGAATTCCGATTTTCCTGAGAATGCCAACGTCGATATTTTAATCGTTGACGATACCCCGGATAATTTATATATCCTGGCGCGAATGCTGTCGAAACGCGGCTATAAAGTTCGCAAGGCTCTCGATGGCTCGATGGCTTTGACTGCTTGTAAAACGTTGGTTCCGGATCTGATTTTACTCGATATCATGATGCCAGAAATGGATGGGTTCGAGGTGTGTCGCCAACTCAAAGCCAATCCGGAAACCCGCGATATTCCCGTGATTTTTCTCAGTGCTTTGGTGGACGCCTTAGATAAGGTGAAAGCGTTTAAAAGTGGGGGGGTCGATTACATTACCAAACCCTTTCAGTTGGAAGAAGTTTTAATTCGGGTTCAACACCAACTGCTGTTACGTCAGGCTAAAGACAAAATTCAACAGCTCAATGCCGAACTCGAATCGCGGGTGCGCGCCCGAACTCAGCAACTCGAACTCGCCAATCAAGAGTTGAAAAATGAGATCGAACGTCGGCAAGAATTGCAAAATGAATTGTTGCACCTGGCCCTGCATGATTCCCTGACAAATTTGCCGAATCGGGCGTTGTTTATGGAGTCTTTACAGGAGGCGATCGCCCAACTCGAACGGGAGGAAACCCATCAGTTTGCCGTCTTGTTTTTAGACTGCGATCGCTTTAAAGTCGTCAACGATTCTCTCGGTCATTCCGTCGGCGACGAACTGTTAAAGGCGATCTCCAAACGTCTCCACAACTGCCTCAAACATGAGGATTTGCTCGCCCGTCTCGGCGGCGATGAATTTGCCATTTTACTCCGTCAGATCGCCGATGAAGCCGAGGCGATCGCCGTCGCCGAACGCATTCTCGCCAGCCTCTCCACCCCGTTTCAGCTATCGAGACACGAAGTTTTTATTAATGCCAGTATCGGGATCGCCCTGAGCAATGTTTACGACGATTCCCCGGAATATCTGTTACGGGATGCCGATACCGCCATGTACCGCGCGAAAGCCTTGGGACGCTCCCGCTACCACGTTTTCGATCCGTCGATGCACCAGTCGGTTTTACGGCGTCTGGAACTCGAAAATGACCTCAGACGGGCGATCGAACGGGAAGAATTACAAGTTTTTTACCAGCCGATCGTCGATTTGTCAAGCGGTCGAATTGTCGCTTTCGAGGCGCTGGTGCGCTGGTTCCACCGCAAGCGGGGTTTGGTCTCTCCGGCAGAATTTATCCCGGTGGCGGAAGAAAGTGGCACCATCCACGCGATCGACTTGTGGGTTTTACAATCGGCCTGTCGCCAGCTCCAACAGTGGCAAAAAGTGGGGGCGATCGATTCTAAGCTGTCGGTGGGGATTAATTTATCGGCGATTACGTTTTTGAGACCCCATTTAACGGAGGAAATCCGGCGGATCGTCACCGACCTCGATTTCGATCCGGAGCGCTTAAAACTGGAAATTACCGAAACGGCAATCCTGGAAAATAAGGATCTGGCTCAAGCGAAAATTGGCGAACTGCAACAGTGCGGCATCAAGATCAGTTTGGACGATTTTGGCACGGGATATTCGTCGTTGAGCTACTTGCACGAACTCCCGGTCAACACGCTCAAAATCGACCAATCTTTTATCCGCCGCATGGATGGCAATCCCCAAAATCGCGATTTAATTCCGGCAATTATTACAATGGCTCATACAATGGAAATGGAGGCGATCGCGGAAGGAATCGAAACTCAAGGGCAGTTGAATCAGTTGCGAAAATTAGCGTGCAATTGCGGACAAGGATATCTGTTTTCGGCCCCCCTCGACGCTCCATCGACCCAGGATTTGCTAGCCAGCCAGCCTCGGTGGTAA
- a CDS encoding sensor histidine kinase — protein sequence MTEPVSERPTILIVDDTPDNLRLLSAMLSDRGYEVRKAINGRMALIAVEAAHPDLILLDIMMPEMDGYEVCTQLKSSPKTEEIPVIFLSALNEINDKVKAFTVGGADYISKPFHEREVLIRVENRLMLRRLQKQLSEQNTKLLEQNERLNQLNAELERSNQELEQFAYVVSHDLQSPLQSIIGFVDLLAYKYKNKLDEKANRYIYFIEDGAKRMQQLIQGLLAYSRVGRKGGEFEAVDCTAIVDAVKHNLSASIAASQAEVICHPLPEAIADPLQLSQVFQNLIGNAIKFCRSEEPPKVDISAERKDDQWLFKVSDNGIGIEAEYFQRIFEIFQRLHTAEEYPGTGIGMAICKKIVERHGGQIWVESTVNVGTTFYFTLPCDRP from the coding sequence ATGACCGAACCTGTAAGCGAACGGCCAACCATTCTGATCGTTGACGATACCCCGGATAATTTAAGGCTGCTGTCGGCTATGCTCAGCGATCGCGGCTATGAAGTGAGGAAAGCCATTAATGGCCGTATGGCCTTGATTGCGGTAGAAGCGGCCCATCCCGACCTGATCTTGCTCGATATCATGATGCCGGAAATGGACGGCTACGAGGTCTGCACCCAACTGAAAAGCTCGCCGAAAACTGAGGAGATCCCCGTGATTTTTTTGAGCGCGCTCAACGAAATTAACGATAAGGTCAAAGCCTTTACGGTCGGAGGAGCCGACTACATCAGCAAACCGTTTCACGAACGCGAAGTGTTGATTCGGGTCGAAAATCGCTTGATGTTACGGCGACTGCAAAAACAACTGAGCGAGCAAAATACCAAACTGCTCGAACAAAACGAGCGACTCAACCAGTTAAATGCGGAACTCGAACGCTCGAATCAAGAATTGGAACAGTTCGCTTACGTAGTTTCCCACGACTTACAATCCCCGTTGCAAAGTATTATTGGGTTTGTCGATTTACTCGCTTACAAATACAAAAATAAGCTCGATGAAAAAGCAAATCGCTACATCTATTTTATTGAAGATGGCGCCAAGCGAATGCAACAACTGATTCAAGGGTTGTTGGCTTATTCTCGGGTCGGACGAAAAGGGGGAGAGTTTGAAGCTGTCGATTGCACGGCGATCGTCGATGCGGTCAAACATAATTTATCGGCGTCGATCGCCGCCAGCCAGGCTGAAGTAATTTGTCATCCTTTACCGGAGGCGATCGCCGATCCGTTGCAGCTTTCTCAAGTGTTTCAAAATCTAATCGGAAATGCAATTAAGTTTTGCCGTTCTGAGGAGCCGCCGAAAGTAGACATTTCCGCCGAACGGAAAGACGACCAATGGCTGTTTAAAGTGAGCGATAACGGCATCGGAATCGAGGCGGAATACTTTCAGCGTATTTTTGAGATTTTTCAACGGTTGCACACTGCAGAAGAATATCCGGGAACGGGTATTGGGATGGCGATTTGTAAGAAGATCGTGGAACGCCACGGGGGACAGATTTGGGTGGAATCGACGGTGAATGTGGGAACGACTTTTTACTTCACCTTGCCGTGCGATCGCCCCTAA
- a CDS encoding PspA/IM30 family protein: MGLGDRISRLVRSNLNDWQNQKTDPQTEVDATLAELQSSVNRALEARRQLEGDLQEARGRGDRLQQAAKRALQQGDEPEARRILLEKRTYTQQAIALQTQLDRLAPTVERLQQQLARLEYQRSILHGSATAAQMDLTLEELKNNVAQIDAELEWLRSQL; encoded by the coding sequence ATGGGATTGGGCGATCGCATCAGTCGGCTGGTTCGTTCTAATTTGAACGACTGGCAAAATCAAAAAACCGACCCGCAAACAGAAGTCGATGCTACCCTCGCCGAACTCCAATCGAGCGTGAACCGAGCCCTAGAGGCCCGACGCCAACTCGAAGGGGATTTGCAGGAAGCGCGCGGGAGGGGCGATCGCCTCCAACAGGCGGCCAAACGGGCACTGCAGCAAGGCGACGAACCGGAAGCCCGCCGGATTTTGTTGGAGAAGCGCACTTATACCCAACAGGCGATCGCCTTGCAAACGCAACTCGATCGCCTGGCGCCGACGGTGGAGCGACTCCAACAACAACTCGCCCGTCTCGAATACCAACGCAGTATTTTACACGGGAGCGCCACCGCCGCGCAGATGGACTTGACGTTAGAAGAACTCAAGAACAATGTCGCTCAGATCGATGCGGAACTCGAATGGTTGCGATCGCAACTGTAA
- a CDS encoding cation-translocating P-type ATPase: MENKGFKPSNLWHTLSVDELLKEVQTDRDRGLSAVEVEKRQAHFGENSIEQKAGKPKFLRFLEQFNQPLLYILILAGVIKATLGQWINAWVIWGVVWINATVGFIQEMKAESAIAALSSSLETNATICRDGQKIQIPSSQIVPGDLVFLTSGDKVPADLRLIQTKNLQINESGLTGESTAVEKQTNPVRPDTPLAERRNMAYAGSFITSGRATGIVVAIGQDTETGRISQLMQKQPNLTTPLTRKFDRFSRQLLYIILGIAGLTFAVGLGYEANWPSMLEATVALAVSAIPEGLPAVVTIALAIGVGRMARRHAIIRKLPAVETLGSATTICSDKTGTLTENQMTVQGVYAGGRHYTVSGTGYTPEGEVYCDGVAIDLERTPVLKNCAIAGLLCNDSHLERREGTYKPIGDPTEIAPIVLAVKLGLDPVALERQWPRLDAIPFESEHQYMATLHRRPDGESPIVYVKGSAEAVLSRCEWAFNVDNQLELLKSDKIHAIVDEFADRGLRVLAFAQKTLDSDSLEEEAVAGGLQLLGLQATIDPPREDAIRAIAACKEAGIRVKMITGDHPLTARAIATQMRLKRDGAIVTFTGRQLAGMNPVELAKAAVEGVVFARVAPEQKLQLVEALQAQGEVVAMTGDGVNDAPALKQADIGVAMGKTGTEVAKEAADIVLTDDNFASIEAAVEEGRTVYRNLIKAISFILPVNGGESMTILLSVLLGQTDRLPILSLQVLWLNMINSIAMTVPLAFEAKSAWVMQNPPIHADRSLLNRSLLQRIGLISISNWIVIFGMFEAIDRATGNIALARTMAIQALIAGRIFYLISLSQWSTSLWDRWSGKSVRIEPAPILWVGIGVTVVLQLLFSQLPIFNLLFATYPLTPNQWLICFAVGLPTIAIAAIANRLDPQDNNA, translated from the coding sequence ATGGAAAACAAGGGATTTAAACCTTCAAATTTGTGGCATACGTTGTCTGTTGACGAACTTTTAAAAGAAGTCCAAACCGATCGAGATCGGGGCTTGAGTGCAGTAGAAGTTGAGAAGAGACAGGCACACTTCGGTGAAAATAGCATCGAACAAAAAGCGGGCAAACCTAAATTTTTAAGATTTTTAGAACAATTCAACCAGCCCCTACTGTATATCTTAATTCTGGCGGGAGTAATTAAAGCAACGTTAGGACAGTGGATCAATGCTTGGGTGATCTGGGGTGTGGTTTGGATTAATGCCACGGTCGGTTTTATCCAGGAAATGAAAGCGGAAAGTGCGATCGCGGCCTTATCTTCTTCTCTGGAAACCAACGCTACCATTTGCCGAGACGGCCAAAAAATTCAAATTCCCTCTTCCCAAATTGTCCCCGGAGACCTGGTCTTTTTAACTTCTGGTGATAAAGTTCCTGCGGACTTACGCCTGATTCAGACCAAAAACTTACAAATTAACGAATCTGGCTTAACAGGAGAATCGACGGCGGTCGAAAAACAGACTAACCCCGTCCGTCCAGATACCCCCCTGGCTGAACGGCGCAATATGGCATATGCCGGAAGTTTCATAACCTCGGGACGGGCGACGGGAATCGTGGTGGCGATCGGTCAAGACACTGAAACCGGACGCATTTCTCAATTGATGCAAAAGCAACCGAACCTCACCACACCACTGACGCGCAAGTTCGACCGATTCAGCCGTCAACTGCTCTATATTATCTTAGGGATTGCAGGGTTGACCTTTGCCGTCGGCTTGGGGTACGAGGCCAATTGGCCCTCGATGTTGGAAGCGACAGTCGCTTTAGCCGTGAGTGCCATTCCCGAGGGCTTACCCGCCGTGGTGACGATCGCCCTGGCGATCGGGGTCGGGCGGATGGCACGCCGTCATGCGATTATTCGCAAATTACCCGCCGTCGAAACCCTCGGCAGCGCCACAACGATCTGTTCGGACAAAACTGGAACCCTGACGGAAAATCAAATGACCGTTCAAGGGGTTTATGCTGGGGGACGGCATTATACGGTTTCGGGAACCGGGTATACCCCCGAGGGCGAGGTCTACTGTGACGGGGTCGCGATCGACCTCGAACGTACACCCGTACTCAAAAATTGCGCGATCGCCGGGCTGTTGTGCAACGATTCCCATTTAGAACGGCGGGAGGGAACTTATAAGCCGATTGGGGATCCGACAGAAATTGCGCCGATTGTATTAGCGGTGAAACTGGGGTTGGATCCTGTTGCTTTGGAACGCCAATGGCCGCGCTTGGATGCGATTCCATTTGAATCGGAACATCAGTATATGGCGACGTTGCACCGACGTCCGGATGGGGAGTCGCCGATCGTTTATGTCAAAGGTTCGGCAGAAGCCGTACTTTCTCGCTGTGAGTGGGCCTTCAATGTAGATAACCAGCTCGAACTGCTCAAGTCCGATAAGATCCACGCGATCGTCGATGAGTTTGCCGACAGGGGCTTGCGGGTGCTGGCATTTGCACAGAAAACGTTGGACTCAGACAGCCTCGAAGAGGAGGCGGTCGCAGGGGGTTTGCAATTACTCGGGTTGCAAGCGACGATCGACCCGCCGCGAGAGGATGCGATTCGGGCGATCGCGGCGTGTAAAGAGGCTGGGATTCGAGTGAAGATGATTACCGGAGACCACCCACTCACGGCCCGGGCGATCGCCACTCAAATGAGGTTAAAACGCGATGGGGCAATCGTGACGTTTACAGGTCGCCAACTGGCAGGGATGAATCCGGTCGAATTGGCAAAGGCCGCCGTAGAAGGGGTCGTTTTTGCGCGGGTGGCTCCGGAACAAAAATTACAACTGGTCGAAGCCTTACAAGCCCAAGGTGAAGTGGTTGCCATGACCGGAGATGGGGTCAACGATGCTCCGGCACTCAAGCAGGCGGATATCGGCGTTGCGATGGGAAAAACGGGGACGGAGGTCGCGAAGGAAGCGGCGGATATTGTCCTCACCGACGATAATTTTGCCTCGATTGAAGCCGCAGTTGAGGAAGGACGCACGGTTTATCGCAATTTGATTAAAGCCATCTCGTTTATTCTCCCGGTTAATGGGGGCGAGTCGATGACAATTTTGTTGAGCGTCTTGTTGGGACAGACGGATCGGCTGCCGATTCTGTCGTTACAGGTGCTGTGGCTCAATATGATTAATTCGATCGCGATGACCGTACCGTTGGCGTTTGAAGCCAAGTCGGCGTGGGTGATGCAAAATCCACCGATTCATGCCGATCGCTCCTTGCTCAATCGGTCATTGCTACAGCGTATTGGCTTGATTTCGATCTCCAATTGGATCGTCATTTTTGGGATGTTTGAGGCGATCGATCGCGCTACGGGAAATATCGCTTTAGCGAGGACGATGGCGATTCAAGCACTCATTGCCGGACGAATTTTTTATTTAATTAGTCTGAGTCAGTGGAGTACAAGTCTTTGGGATCGCTGGTCTGGGAAATCGGTGCGGATCGAACCTGCACCGATCCTCTGGGTGGGGATTGGGGTCACGGTAGTTCTGCAACTGTTGTTCAGCCAGTTGCCGATCTTTAATCTGCTATTTGCGACCTATCCCTTGACACCGAATCAGTGGCTGATTTGTTTTGCAGTGGGCTTACCAACGATCGCGATCGCGGCGATCGCCAATCGCCTCGATCCCCAAGACAATAATGCTTAA
- a CDS encoding photosystem II protein Y encodes MDLDLRLLIVLLPVLAAGGWAFYNVGKVALQQLQNFLNKEA; translated from the coding sequence ATGGATCTTGACTTACGTTTGCTGATTGTTTTGCTGCCCGTGTTAGCTGCGGGAGGTTGGGCGTTCTACAACGTCGGTAAAGTGGCGCTGCAACAACTGCAAAACTTTTTGAATAAAGAAGCCTAA
- a CDS encoding sensor histidine kinase yields the protein MASQLKVRQYLAYWLQLGKKVFVCNGEIAERPQPTIEGDRYSSDFESLWQAVGTPEFGDCYLEGTDETISDLLSPEWDIVECSRCTMPIPLRSRGMPPHACPCNDLPTWPNSQIPAPRSPVNDRRELGSIRDRLHQMADRADLYALSILQDLNDYKQAEQAVERLRLQNELILNSAGEGICGLDADLKITYLNPAAAIVLQTHTSHAIGMPIASLFAAPDHPSGDPCQPEAPIATTIAEGSVQYVTNAWFLRPNGKPFPVEYVSAPIRQNGQIVGAVVTFKDITERQEIERMKDELLSMVSHELRTPVAAIRGALGLLASGIVATEAQKGRRMLEIALNNTDRLLLLLNDILDIEGMTSGKIVMHPDHCDASEIAAQAVESIQPLAEKGQISLFVRVPKAPIYCDRDRAIQVLTNLLSNAIKFSPPESSVWLDAEIGDRDILFQVRDRGRGIPKEKLETIFERFQQVDSSDSRAYGGSGLGLAICRQIVLQHGGRIWVESELSRGSQFFFTLPLG from the coding sequence ATGGCCTCCCAGTTAAAAGTAAGACAATATCTTGCTTATTGGTTGCAATTGGGCAAGAAAGTTTTTGTTTGTAATGGAGAAATCGCGGAACGACCCCAGCCAACGATCGAAGGCGATCGCTACAGCAGCGATTTTGAATCCTTATGGCAAGCAGTGGGAACCCCTGAATTTGGCGATTGTTATTTAGAAGGAACCGACGAAACGATCTCCGACCTTCTCAGTCCCGAGTGGGATATTGTAGAGTGTTCGCGTTGTACGATGCCCATCCCCTTACGCAGTCGAGGAATGCCTCCCCATGCGTGTCCGTGTAACGACCTGCCCACCTGGCCGAATTCGCAAATTCCCGCACCGCGATCCCCGGTCAACGACCGTCGCGAACTCGGCTCGATTCGCGATCGCCTCCACCAAATGGCCGATCGCGCCGATCTGTACGCCCTGAGTATTCTCCAGGACTTAAACGACTACAAACAAGCCGAACAAGCCGTAGAACGGCTGCGCCTGCAAAACGAACTGATTCTCAATTCCGCCGGGGAAGGGATTTGCGGACTCGATGCCGATCTTAAAATTACCTATCTCAATCCGGCGGCGGCGATCGTGCTGCAAACCCATACATCCCACGCGATCGGGATGCCGATCGCGAGCCTGTTTGCTGCCCCCGACCACCCCTCGGGGGATCCGTGCCAACCCGAAGCCCCGATCGCCACGACGATCGCCGAAGGTAGCGTCCAGTACGTCACCAACGCCTGGTTCCTCCGTCCCAACGGCAAACCCTTTCCCGTCGAATACGTCAGCGCCCCGATCCGGCAAAATGGGCAGATTGTCGGTGCGGTGGTCACCTTCAAAGACATTACCGAACGTCAGGAAATCGAGCGCATGAAAGACGAATTGCTCTCGATGGTCAGCCACGAACTGCGTACCCCCGTTGCGGCGATTCGCGGCGCCTTGGGTCTACTCGCCAGTGGGATAGTCGCCACCGAAGCACAGAAAGGACGGCGAATGCTCGAAATTGCCCTGAACAATACCGATCGCCTGTTGTTGTTACTCAACGACATTCTCGATATTGAAGGGATGACCTCGGGGAAAATCGTCATGCACCCCGACCACTGCGACGCCTCCGAGATTGCCGCGCAAGCAGTCGAATCGATCCAACCCCTCGCCGAAAAAGGGCAAATTTCCTTATTCGTCCGGGTTCCCAAGGCGCCGATTTACTGCGATCGCGATCGCGCCATCCAGGTATTGACCAATTTACTCAGCAATGCGATTAAGTTTTCTCCCCCCGAGAGTTCGGTGTGGTTGGACGCCGAGATCGGCGATCGCGACATCCTTTTCCAAGTCCGCGATCGCGGTCGCGGGATTCCCAAAGAAAAACTCGAAACCATTTTCGAGCGCTTCCAGCAAGTAGACTCCTCCGACTCGCGCGCCTATGGCGGATCCGGTCTCGGCTTGGCCATTTGCCGCCAAATCGTCCTCCAACACGGCGGTAGAATTTGGGTGGAAAGCGAACTGTCCCGAGGCAGTCAGTTCTTTTTTACCTTACCGCTCGGGTAG